A part of Escherichia marmotae genomic DNA contains:
- a CDS encoding DUF1202 family protein translates to MKKQWIVGTALFVLMSGYGWADGEPPTENVLKDQFKKQYHGILKLDAINLKKLDAKGNQATWSAEGDVSSNDDLYTWIGQLADYQLLEQTWVKDKPVKFSAMLTSKGTPASGWTVNFYSFQAAASDSGRFVDDIKTNNKYLIVNSEDFNYRFSQLESALNVQMNSISGLEKEVKELDKQMVVAQKAANAYWGKGADGKQMTREDAFKKIHQQRDAFNKQNDSEVFAAKYDKEVYQPAIAACHKQSEECYEVPIQQKRDFDINEQRRQTFLQSQKLSRKLQDDWIKLEKGQYPLTMKVSEINSKKVAILMKIDDINQANERWKKDTEQLRRNGGIK, encoded by the coding sequence GTGAAAAAACAATGGATTGTAGGTACGGCGTTGTTTGTGTTGATGTCAGGTTATGGCTGGGCCGATGGTGAACCGCCAACTGAAAATGTCTTAAAAGATCAATTCAAAAAGCAATATCACGGCATTCTCAAACTGGATGCCATCAATTTAAAAAAACTTGATGCGAAGGGGAATCAGGCCACCTGGTCTGCGGAAGGTGATGTCTCTTCTAACGATGATCTCTATACCTGGATCGGTCAGTTGGCAGATTATCAACTGCTGGAACAGACCTGGGTGAAAGATAAACCCGTAAAATTCTCAGCGATGTTAACCAGTAAAGGAACGCCCGCGTCTGGCTGGACGGTGAATTTTTACTCTTTTCAGGCAGCAGCCAGCGATAGTGGGCGGTTTGTTGATGATATCAAAACGAATAATAAGTACCTGATTGTGAATAGCGAAGATTTCAATTATCGCTTTAGTCAGCTTGAGTCAGCGCTGAATGTGCAGATGAATTCGATTTCGGGGCTGGAAAAGGAAGTGAAAGAGCTTGATAAGCAAATGGTTGTGGCACAGAAAGCGGCGAATGCTTATTGGGGAAAAGGGGCAGATGGCAAGCAAATGACTCGTGAAGACGCTTTTAAAAAAATACACCAGCAACGGGATGCGTTTAATAAACAGAATGATAGCGAGGTGTTCGCGGCTAAATATGACAAAGAGGTCTATCAACCGGCGATTGCGGCATGTCATAAACAGAGTGAAGAGTGTTATGAAGTGCCGATTCAGCAGAAACGGGATTTTGATATCAACGAGCAGCGGCGACAGACTTTTCTGCAATCACAAAAACTCAGCCGTAAATTGCAGGATGACTGGATAAAGCTTGAAAAAGGGCAATATCCGTTAACGATGAAAGTTTCGGAAATAAACAGTAAAAAAGTCGCGATTTTGATGAAGATTGACGATATCAACCAGGCTAATGAACGCTGGAAAAAAGATACCGAACAACTGCGGCGTAATGGGGGGATTAAGTAA
- the hemW gene encoding radical SAM family heme chaperone HemW, which translates to MVKLPPLSLYIHIPWCVQKCPYCDFNSHALKGEVPHDDYVQHLLNDLDNDVAYAQGREVQTIFIGGGTPSLLSGPAMQTLLDGVRARLPLAADAEITMEANPGTVEADRFVDYQRAGVNRISIGVQSFSEEKLKRLGRIHGPQEAKRAANLASGLGLRSFNLDLMHGLPDQSLEEALGDLRQAIELNPPHLSWYQLTIEPNTLFGSRPPVLPDDDALWDIFEQGHQLLTAAGYQQYETSAYAKPGYQCQHNLNYWRFGDYLGIGCGAHGKVTFPDGRILRTTKTRHPRGFMQGRYLESQRDVEATDKPFEFFMNRFRLLEAAPRVEFSQYTGLCEEVIRSQLDEAIAQGYLTECADYWQITEHGKLFLNSLLELFLAE; encoded by the coding sequence ATGGTTAAGTTACCGCCGCTCAGTCTCTACATTCACATCCCGTGGTGTGTGCAGAAATGCCCGTACTGCGATTTCAACTCTCACGCGTTGAAAGGAGAAGTGCCGCACGACGATTATGTTCAGCATCTGCTTAACGATCTGGACAATGATGTGGCTTATGCTCAGGGTCGTGAAGTGCAGACAATATTTATTGGCGGTGGTACGCCGAGTCTGCTTTCTGGCCCGGCGATGCAAACGCTGCTGGACGGCGTGCGTGCGCGTTTGCCGCTGGCAGCGGATGCAGAAATTACTATGGAAGCGAATCCTGGTACGGTAGAAGCCGATCGCTTTGTTGATTATCAGCGTGCCGGTGTGAACCGCATCTCTATTGGTGTGCAGAGTTTTAGCGAAGAAAAGCTGAAACGACTTGGACGCATTCATGGCCCGCAAGAAGCGAAACGGGCAGCGAATCTGGCAAGCGGGCTGGGGTTGCGTAGTTTTAACCTTGATTTGATGCACGGGTTGCCTGATCAATCACTGGAAGAGGCGCTTGGCGATCTGCGCCAGGCCATTGAACTGAATCCGCCGCATCTTTCCTGGTATCAGTTGACCATCGAACCCAATACGTTGTTTGGTTCGCGGCCACCGGTGCTACCGGACGACGACGCACTGTGGGATATTTTCGAACAGGGGCATCAGTTATTAACCGCAGCGGGTTATCAGCAATATGAAACCTCCGCTTACGCCAAACCGGGTTATCAATGCCAACACAATCTCAACTACTGGCGATTTGGTGACTACCTCGGCATCGGCTGCGGCGCGCATGGCAAAGTGACCTTCCCGGACGGGCGCATTCTGCGTACCACCAAAACGCGTCACCCGCGTGGTTTTATGCAGGGGCGTTATCTGGAAAGCCAGCGTGATGTAGAAGCCACTGATAAGCCGTTCGAGTTCTTTATGAATCGCTTCCGTTTGCTGGAGGCCGCGCCACGCGTGGAGTTTAGCCAGTATACCGGCCTTTGCGAAGAAGTGATTCGCTCTCAGTTAGACGAGGCTATCGCTCAGGGTTATCTCACCGAATGTGCGGATTACTGGCAGATAACGGAACATGGGAAGTTGTTTTTAAATTCACTGCTGGAACTGTTTCTGGCCGAGTAA
- a CDS encoding XTP/dITP diphosphatase: MQKVVLATGNAGKVRELASLLSDFGLDIVAQTELGVDSAEETGLTFIENAILKARHAAKATGLPAIADDSGLAVDALGGAPGIYSARYSGEDATDQKNLQKLLETLKDVPDDQRQARFHCVLVYLRHAEDPTPLVCHGCWPGVITREPAGTGGFGYDPIFFVPSEGKTAAELTREEKSAISHRGQALKLLLDALRNG, encoded by the coding sequence ATGCAAAAAGTTGTCCTCGCAACCGGCAATGCCGGTAAAGTGCGTGAGCTGGCGTCGCTGCTTAGCGACTTCGGTCTTGATATCGTGGCCCAAACGGAACTTGGCGTCGATTCCGCCGAAGAGACCGGCCTGACCTTTATCGAAAACGCGATCCTGAAAGCGCGCCACGCGGCAAAAGCGACCGGTTTACCGGCGATTGCCGACGATTCCGGTCTGGCGGTTGATGCGCTTGGCGGAGCGCCGGGGATTTACTCCGCTCGTTATTCCGGTGAAGACGCAACCGATCAAAAGAATCTGCAAAAACTGCTGGAAACCCTGAAAGACGTACCGGACGACCAACGCCAGGCTCGTTTCCACTGCGTGCTGGTGTATCTGCGTCATGCGGAAGATCCGACTCCGCTGGTGTGCCACGGTTGCTGGCCTGGCGTGATTACCCGTGAACCTGCTGGTACTGGTGGCTTTGGTTATGATCCGATTTTCTTCGTGCCTTCTGAAGGCAAAACCGCTGCCGAACTGACTCGCGAAGAGAAGAGTGCCATTTCCCACCGTGGTCAGGCGTTGAAACTGCTGCTGGACGCGCTACGTAATGGTTAA
- the yggU gene encoding DUF167 family protein YggU, producing the protein MSAVTVNDDGLVLRLYIQPKASRDSIVGLHGDEVKVAITAPPVDGQANNHLVKFLGKQFRVAKSQVVIEKGELGRHKQIKIINPQQIPPEIAALIN; encoded by the coding sequence ATGAGTGCCGTAACAGTAAACGATGACGGTCTGGTATTACGGCTTTATATCCAGCCGAAAGCCAGCCGTGATTCTATTGTCGGTTTACATGGCGACGAAGTAAAAGTCGCCATTACCGCACCGCCGGTCGACGGCCAGGCCAACAACCATCTGGTGAAGTTTCTCGGTAAGCAGTTCCGGGTCGCGAAAAGCCAGGTGGTGATTGAAAAAGGCGAACTTGGCCGCCACAAACAAATTAAAATCATTAATCCGCAACAAATCCCGCCAGAAATCGCGGCGTTAATTAATTAG
- the yggT gene encoding osmotic shock tolerance protein YggT, giving the protein MNTLTFLLSTVIELYTMVLLLRIWMQWAHCDFYNPFSQFVVKVTQPIIGPLRRVIPAMGPIDSASLLVAYILSFIKAIVLFKVVTFLPIIWIAGLLILLKTIGLLIFWVLLVMAIMSWVSQGRSPIEYVLIQLADPLLRPIRRLLPAMGGIDFSPMILVLLLYVINMGVAEVLQATGNMLLPGLWMAL; this is encoded by the coding sequence ATGAATACGTTGACTTTCCTGCTTTCAACGGTCATTGAGCTGTATACCATGGTGCTGTTATTACGCATCTGGATGCAGTGGGCTCATTGTGATTTTTATAACCCCTTCTCACAGTTTGTGGTGAAGGTGACGCAGCCGATTATCGGGCCACTGCGCCGCGTTATTCCGGCAATGGGGCCGATTGACAGCGCCTCACTGCTGGTGGCGTACATTTTGAGTTTCATCAAAGCCATCGTCCTGTTCAAAGTCGTAACCTTCCTGCCGATCATCTGGATTGCCGGTTTGCTGATTCTGCTGAAAACTATCGGCCTGCTGATCTTCTGGGTACTGCTGGTGATGGCGATAATGAGCTGGGTAAGTCAGGGTCGCAGCCCAATTGAATATGTGCTGATCCAGCTTGCCGATCCGCTACTGCGTCCGATTCGCCGCCTGCTACCGGCAATGGGAGGGATTGATTTCTCACCAATGATCCTCGTACTGCTGCTGTATGTCATCAATATGGGTGTCGCAGAAGTATTACAGGCAACCGGAAACATGCTGCTGCCGGGGCTGTGGATGGCGTTATGA
- the yggS gene encoding pyridoxal phosphate homeostasis protein — protein sequence MNDIAHNLAQVRDKISTAATRCGRSPEEITLLAVSKTKPASAIAEAIDAGQRQFGENYVQEGVDKIRHFQELGVTGLEWHFIGPLQSNKSRLVAEHFDWCHTIDRLRIATRLNDQRPVELPPLNVLIQINISDENSKSGIQLAELDELAAAVAELPRLRLRGLMAIPAPESEYVRQFEVARQMAVAFAGLKTRYPHVDTLSLGMSDDMEAAIAAGSTMVRIGTAIFGARDYSKK from the coding sequence ATGAACGATATTGCGCATAACCTGGCACAGGTTCGGGACAAAATCTCAACGGCTGCAACGCGTTGCGGCCGTTCTCCAGAAGAAATTACGCTGCTTGCAGTCAGTAAAACAAAACCTGCGAGCGCCATCGCAGAAGCCATCGACGCGGGGCAGCGTCAATTTGGTGAAAACTATGTTCAGGAAGGGGTAGATAAAATTCGCCACTTTCAGGAACTGGGCGTAACAGGATTAGAGTGGCATTTTATTGGCCCGTTGCAGTCTAATAAAAGCCGCCTGGTGGCAGAGCATTTCGACTGGTGTCATACCATCGACCGTTTGCGTATCGCCACCCGTCTTAACGATCAGCGTCCGGTAGAACTTCCCCCTCTTAACGTACTGATTCAAATCAACATTAGCGATGAAAACAGTAAGTCAGGCATTCAACTGGCAGAGCTGGACGAGCTGGCAGCAGCGGTCGCAGAACTACCGCGTTTACGCCTGCGCGGGCTCATGGCGATCCCCGCGCCAGAGTCAGAATATGTAAGGCAGTTTGAAGTTGCACGCCAAATGGCTGTAGCATTTGCCGGACTGAAAACGCGCTACCCGCATGTCGACACCCTCTCTCTGGGGATGTCAGATGATATGGAAGCCGCCATTGCGGCAGGTAGCACGATGGTTCGCATCGGCACTGCTATCTTTGGTGCACGTGATTACTCTAAAAAATAA
- a CDS encoding PilT/PilU family type 4a pilus ATPase gives MNMEEIVTLSVKHNVSDLHLCSAWPARWRIRGRMEVAPFDAPDVEELLREWLDDDQRAILLENGQLDFAVSLAENQRLRGSAFAQRQGISLALRLLPTHCPQLEQLGAPPVLPELLNSENGLILVTGATGSGKSTTLAAMVGYLNQHADAHILTLEDPVEYLYASQRCLIQQREIGLHCMTFASGLRAALREDPDVILLGELRDSETIRLALTAAETGHLVLATLHTRGAAQAVERLVDSFPAQEKDPVRNQLAGSLRAVLSQKLEVDKQEGRVALFELLINTPAVGNLIREGKTHQLPHVIQTGQQVGMLTFQQSYQQRVKEGRL, from the coding sequence ATGAATATGGAAGAAATTGTGACCCTTAGTGTAAAGCATAACGTCTCGGATCTACACCTGTGCAGCGCCTGGCCAGCACGATGGCGCATTCGAGGGAGAATGGAGGTCGCGCCGTTTGACGCGCCAGACGTCGAAGAGTTGTTGCGGGAGTGGCTGGATGACGATCAACGGGCGATATTGCTTGAGAATGGCCAGCTTGATTTTGCGGTATCGCTGGCTGAAAACCAGCGGCTACGAGGCAGTGCGTTTGCGCAGCGGCAAGGCATTTCTCTGGCGTTACGGTTGTTACCTACGCATTGCCCGCAGCTCGAACAACTTGGCGCGCCGCCGGTATTGCCGGAATTACTCAATAGCGAGAATGGCCTGATTCTGGTGACGGGAGCGACGGGGAGCGGCAAATCGACCACACTGGCGGCGATGGTTGGTTATCTCAATCAACATGCCGATGCGCATATTCTGACGCTGGAAGATCCTGTTGAATATCTCTATGCCAGCCAGCGATGTTTGATCCAGCAGCGGGAGATTGGTTTGCACTGTATGACGTTTGCATCGGGATTACGTGCGGCATTGCGGGAAGATCCCGATGTGATATTGCTCGGAGAGCTGCGTGATAGCGAGACAATCCGTCTGGCGCTGACGGCGGCAGAAACCGGGCATCTGGTGCTGGCAACCTTACATACGCGCGGTGCAGCGCAGGCGGTCGAGCGGCTGGTAGATTCATTTCCGGCACAGGAAAAAGATCCCGTGCGTAATCAACTGGCCGGTAGTTTGCGGGCGGTGTTGTCACAAAAGCTGGAAGTGGATAAGCAGGAAGGGCGCGTGGCGCTGTTTGAATTGTTGATTAACACGCCAGCGGTGGGGAATTTGATACGCGAAGGGAAAACCCACCAGTTGCCACATGTTATTCAAACCGGGCAGCAGGTGGGGATGTTAACTTTTCAGCAGAGTTATCAGCAGCGGGTGAAAGAAGGGCGCTTGTGA
- the ruvX gene encoding Holliday junction resolvase RuvX, producing the protein MSGTLLAFDFGTKSIGVAVGQRITGTARPLPAIKAQDGTPDWNIIERLLKEWQPDEIIVGLPLNMDGTEQPLTARARKFANRIHGRFGVEVKLHDERLSTVEARSGLFEQGGYRALNKGKVDSASAVIILESYFEQGY; encoded by the coding sequence ATGAGCGGGACTTTACTTGCCTTCGACTTCGGCACCAAAAGCATTGGCGTAGCGGTTGGTCAACGCATTACTGGCACCGCTCGCCCTTTGCCTGCGATTAAAGCGCAGGACGGTACGCCGGACTGGAATATTATCGAGCGTTTGTTGAAAGAGTGGCAGCCAGACGAAATCATCGTCGGTTTGCCGCTGAACATGGACGGCACCGAACAACCGCTAACCGCCCGGGCGCGTAAATTCGCCAACCGTATTCATGGTCGTTTCGGTGTTGAAGTAAAGCTACATGACGAACGTCTTAGCACCGTGGAAGCGCGTTCCGGCCTGTTTGAACAGGGCGGTTATCGGGCGCTCAACAAAGGCAAAGTCGACTCTGCCTCTGCGGTTATCATTCTCGAAAGTTATTTTGAGCAGGGATATTAA
- a CDS encoding YqgE/AlgH family protein — protein MNLQHHFLIAMPALQDPIFRRSVVYICEHNPEGAMGIIINKPLENLKIEGILEKLKITPEPRDESIRLDKPVMLGGPLAEDRGFILHTPPSNFTSSIRISDNTVMTTSRDVLETLGTDKQPSDVMVALGYSSWDKGQLEQEILDNAWLTAPADLNILFKTPIADRWRDAARLIGVDILTMPDVAGHA, from the coding sequence ATGAATTTACAGCATCACTTTCTTATTGCCATGCCTGCTCTCCAGGATCCGATTTTCCGTCGTTCGGTGGTCTACATTTGCGAACATAATCCAGAGGGTGCAATGGGGATTATCATTAACAAGCCTCTGGAAAATCTTAAAATTGAAGGGATTCTGGAAAAATTAAAGATCACGCCGGAGCCGCGTGATGAGTCAATCCGTCTGGACAAGCCTGTTATGCTCGGTGGCCCACTGGCTGAAGATCGTGGGTTTATTTTGCATACTCCACCATCAAATTTTACTTCCAGTATTCGCATTTCAGACAACACGGTGATGACCACTTCCCGTGATGTGTTGGAAACGCTCGGCACCGATAAACAACCCTCTGACGTGATGGTTGCGTTGGGTTACTCCTCCTGGGATAAAGGCCAACTGGAACAAGAAATTCTCGACAACGCCTGGCTAACCGCTCCGGCAGATCTGAATATTCTGTTCAAAACACCGATAGCCGACCGCTGGCGCGATGCGGCAAGGCTGATTGGTGTTGATATTCTTACCATGCCTGATGTGGCGGGACACGCCTGA
- the gshB gene encoding glutathione synthase, producing MIKLGIVMDPIASINIKKDSSFAMLLEAQRRGYELHYMEMGDLYLINGEARARTRTLSVEQNYDKWYEFTGEQDLQLADLDVILMRKDPPFDTEFIYATYILERAEEKGTLIVNKPQSLRDCNEKLFTAWFSDLTPETLVTRNKAQLKAFWEKHTDIILKPLDGMGGASIFRVKEGDPNLGVIAETLTEHGTRYCMAQNYLPAIKDGDKRVLVVDGEPVPYCLARIPQGGETRGNLAAGGRGEPRPLTESDWKIARQVGPTLKEKGLIFVGLDIIGDRLTEINVTSPTCIREIEAEFPVSITGMLMDAIEARLQQR from the coding sequence ATGATCAAGCTCGGCATCGTGATGGACCCCATCGCAAGCATCAACATCAAGAAAGATTCCAGTTTCGCTATGTTGCTGGAAGCACAACGTCGTGGTTACGAACTTCACTATATGGAGATGGGCGATCTCTATTTGATCAATGGTGAGGCTCGCGCTCGTACCCGTACTTTGAGCGTCGAACAGAACTACGATAAATGGTACGAGTTCACGGGTGAGCAGGATCTGCAACTGGCCGATCTCGACGTGATCCTGATGCGTAAAGATCCGCCGTTTGATACCGAGTTTATCTACGCCACTTATATTCTGGAACGTGCTGAAGAGAAAGGAACGTTGATCGTTAACAAGCCACAGAGCCTGCGCGACTGTAACGAAAAACTGTTTACCGCCTGGTTCTCTGACTTAACACCAGAAACGCTGGTCACGCGTAATAAAGCACAGTTGAAAGCGTTCTGGGAAAAGCACACTGACATTATCCTTAAACCGCTGGACGGCATGGGTGGCGCGTCGATTTTCCGCGTGAAAGAAGGCGATCCGAACCTCGGCGTGATTGCCGAAACCCTGACTGAGCACGGTACTCGCTACTGTATGGCGCAAAATTACCTGCCTGCCATTAAAGATGGCGACAAACGCGTTCTGGTGGTGGATGGCGAGCCAGTACCGTACTGCCTGGCGCGTATTCCGCAGGGTGGCGAAACCCGTGGCAATCTGGCTGCCGGTGGTCGCGGCGAACCTCGTCCGCTAACTGAAAGTGACTGGAAAATCGCCCGCCAGGTAGGGCCGACGCTGAAAGAAAAAGGGCTAATTTTTGTTGGCCTGGATATTATCGGAGACCGCCTGACTGAAATTAACGTCACCAGCCCAACCTGTATTCGTGAGATTGAAGCAGAGTTTCCGGTCTCGATCACCGGAATGCTAATGGATGCCATCGAAGCACGTTTACAGCAACGATAA
- the rsmE gene encoding 16S rRNA (uracil(1498)-N(3))-methyltransferase produces MRIPRIYHPEPLISNSHIALCEDAANHIGRVLRMGPGQALQLFDGSNQVFDAEITSASKKSVEVNVLEGQLDDRESPLHIHLGQVMSRGEKMEFTIQKSIELGVSLITPLFSERCGVKLDSERLNKKLQQWQKIAIAACEQCGRNRVPEIRPAMDLEAWCAEQDEGLKLNLHPRASNSINTLPLPVERIRLLIGPEGGLSADEIAMTARYQFTDILLGPRVLRTETTALTAITALQVRFGDLG; encoded by the coding sequence ATGCGTATCCCCCGCATTTATCATCCTGAACCATTAATCAGCAACTCGCACATTGCTCTTTGCGAAGATGCCGCTAACCATATCGGCCGTGTACTGCGTATGGGGCCTGGTCAGGCGTTACAGTTATTTGACGGTAGCAACCAGGTCTTTGACGCAGAGATTACCAGCGCCAGCAAAAAAAGCGTGGAAGTTAACGTGCTGGAAGGTCAGCTCGACGATCGTGAATCGCCTCTGCATATTCATCTCGGTCAGGTAATGTCACGCGGTGAAAAAATGGAATTCACTATCCAGAAATCGATCGAACTTGGAGTAAGCCTCATTACGCCACTTTTTTCTGAACGCTGCGGCGTTAAACTGGATAGCGAACGTCTGAACAAGAAGCTCCAGCAGTGGCAGAAAATTGCAATTGCCGCCTGCGAGCAGTGTGGTCGTAACCGGGTGCCGGAGATCCGTCCTGCAATGGATCTGGAAGCCTGGTGTGCAGAGCAAGATGAAGGACTGAAACTGAATCTTCACCCGCGCGCCAGTAACAGCATTAACACGCTGCCGTTGCCGGTCGAACGCATCCGCCTGCTGATTGGCCCGGAAGGCGGATTATCAGCAGATGAAATTGCCATGACTGCCCGCTATCAATTTACTGATATCCTGCTGGGACCTCGCGTTTTGCGTACAGAGACAACTGCGCTCACCGCCATAACTGCGCTACAAGTACGTTTTGGTGATCTGGGCTAA
- the endA gene encoding deoxyribonuclease I, which translates to MYRYLSVAAVILSAAFSGQVLAEGINSFSQAKNAAVKVYADAPGTFYCGCKINWQGKKGVVDLESCGYQVRKNENRASRVEWEHVVPAWQFGHQRQCWQDGGRKNCAKDPVYRKMESDMHNLQPSIGEVNGDRGNFMYSQWNGGEGQYGQCAMKVDFKEKVAEPPAHTRGIIARTYFYMRDQYNLTLSRQQTQLFNAWNKMYPVTDWECERDERIAKVQGNHNPYVQRACQAQKS; encoded by the coding sequence ATGTACCGTTATTTGTCTGTTGCTGCGGTGATACTGAGCGCAGCATTTTCCGGCCAGGTATTGGCCGAAGGCATCAATAGTTTTTCCCAGGCGAAAAATGCGGCAGTAAAAGTCTATGCTGACGCACCGGGAACATTTTACTGCGGCTGTAAAATCAACTGGCAGGGTAAAAAAGGCGTTGTGGATCTGGAGTCATGCGGATATCAGGTACGCAAAAATGAAAATCGCGCCAGTCGTGTGGAGTGGGAACACGTGGTTCCCGCCTGGCAGTTCGGCCACCAGCGTCAATGCTGGCAAGACGGCGGACGTAAAAACTGCGCCAAAGATCCGGTTTATCGCAAAATGGAAAGCGATATGCATAACCTGCAGCCCTCGATAGGCGAAGTGAACGGCGATCGCGGCAACTTTATGTACAGTCAGTGGAATGGTGGCGAGGGTCAGTATGGACAGTGCGCCATGAAGGTGGATTTCAAAGAAAAAGTGGCGGAACCACCAGCTCATACGCGAGGCATCATTGCCAGAACTTATTTCTATATGCGTGACCAGTACAACCTGACACTCTCACGCCAGCAAACGCAACTGTTTAACGCCTGGAACAAGATGTATCCGGTCACCGATTGGGAGTGTGAGCGCGACGAACGCATTGCAAAGGTGCAAGGCAATCATAACCCGTATGTGCAACGCGCTTGCCAGGCGCAAAAGAGCTAA
- a CDS encoding SprT family zinc-dependent metalloprotease — protein MKTPRLPIAIQQAVMRRLREKLAQANLKLERNYPEPKIAYTQHGTSAGTAWLDSYEIRLNPVLLMENSEAFIEEVVPHELAHLLVWKHFGRVAPHGKEWKWMMESVLGVPARRTHQFELQSVRRNTFPYRCKCQEHQLTVRRHNRVVRGEAVYRCVHCGEQLVAK, from the coding sequence ATGAAAACGCCCCGTCTCCCTATCGCCATCCAACAGGCCGTTATGCGTCGTCTGCGGGAAAAACTCGCCCAGGCCAACCTGAAGCTGGAGCGTAATTACCCGGAGCCAAAAATCGCTTACACCCAGCATGGTACATCCGCCGGTACTGCCTGGCTGGACAGCTATGAAATTCGTCTCAATCCGGTGCTGTTGATGGAAAACAGCGAAGCTTTTATAGAAGAAGTCGTACCGCACGAGCTGGCGCATTTACTGGTGTGGAAACACTTTGGTCGCGTGGCACCGCATGGCAAAGAGTGGAAATGGATGATGGAAAGTGTGCTGGGTGTTCCCGCCCGCCGCACGCATCAATTTGAGCTACAATCCGTACGCCGCAACACCTTCCCCTACCGCTGTAAATGCCAGGAGCATCAGCTTACCGTGCGCCGCCATAACCGTGTGGTGCGTGGAGAGGCCGTCTATCGCTGCGTTCATTGCGGCGAACAACTGGTTGCGAAATAA
- the metK gene encoding methionine adenosyltransferase has translation MAKHLFTSESVSEGHPDKIADQISDAVLDAILEQDPKARVACETYVKTGMVLVGGEITTSAWVDIEEITRNTVREIGYVHSDMGFDANSCAVLSAIGKQSPDINQGVDRADPLEQGAGDQGLMFGYATNETDVLMPAPITYAHRLVQRQAEVRKNGTLPWLRPDAKSQVTFQYDDGKIVGIDAVVLSTQHSEDIDQKSLQEAVMEEIIKPILPAEWLTSATKFFINPTGRFVIGGPMGDCGLTGRKIIVDTYGGMARHGGGAFSGKDPSKVDRSAAYAARYVAKNIVAAGLADRCEIQVSYAIGVAEPTSIMVETFGTEKVPTEQLTLLVREFFDLRPYGLIKMLDLLHPIYKDTAAYGHFSREHFPWEKTDKAQLLRDAAGLK, from the coding sequence ATGGCAAAACACCTTTTTACGTCCGAGTCCGTCTCTGAAGGGCATCCTGACAAAATTGCTGACCAAATCTCTGATGCCGTTTTAGATGCGATCCTCGAACAGGATCCGAAAGCACGTGTTGCTTGCGAAACCTACGTAAAAACCGGCATGGTTTTAGTTGGCGGTGAAATCACCACCAGCGCCTGGGTGGACATTGAAGAGATCACCCGTAACACCGTTCGCGAAATTGGCTATGTGCATTCCGACATGGGCTTTGACGCTAACTCTTGTGCGGTTCTGAGCGCTATCGGCAAACAGTCCCCTGACATTAACCAGGGCGTTGATCGTGCTGATCCGCTGGAACAAGGCGCTGGCGACCAGGGTCTGATGTTTGGCTATGCCACCAACGAAACCGATGTGCTGATGCCAGCGCCAATCACCTATGCACACCGTCTGGTACAACGTCAGGCTGAAGTGCGTAAAAACGGCACTCTGCCGTGGCTGCGCCCGGACGCAAAAAGCCAGGTTACTTTCCAGTATGACGACGGCAAAATCGTTGGCATCGATGCAGTAGTGCTTTCCACCCAGCACTCTGAAGATATCGATCAGAAATCCCTGCAAGAAGCGGTAATGGAAGAGATCATTAAGCCGATCCTGCCAGCAGAATGGCTGACTTCCGCAACCAAATTCTTCATCAACCCGACCGGACGTTTTGTTATCGGCGGCCCGATGGGTGACTGCGGTCTGACGGGGCGTAAAATTATCGTTGATACCTACGGCGGCATGGCTCGTCACGGTGGCGGCGCGTTTTCTGGTAAAGATCCATCCAAAGTGGACCGTTCCGCAGCTTACGCAGCACGCTATGTTGCGAAAAACATCGTGGCAGCGGGTCTGGCTGACCGTTGTGAAATTCAGGTTTCCTACGCGATCGGCGTGGCTGAACCGACTTCCATCATGGTAGAAACTTTCGGTACTGAGAAAGTCCCTACTGAACAACTGACCCTGCTGGTGCGCGAGTTCTTCGACCTGCGTCCATACGGTCTGATTAAGATGCTGGATCTGCTGCACCCAATCTATAAAGATACCGCTGCATATGGTCACTTTAGTCGCGAGCATTTCCCGTGGGAAAAAACCGACAAAGCGCAGCTACTGCGCGATGCCGCCGGTCTGAAATAA